In the Oscillospiraceae bacterium genome, AGAAACGGGCGGAATCGATAGGCACCTCGTCCAGCAGGTCGGTCAGGGTGATGGCCTTGCCGGTACGCTTGCTCATACGCACGGGCTTGCCGTCGCGCATCAGGTTGACCATCTGCATCAGCACGATGTCCAGGCGATTGCCGTCCAGGCCGATGGCATCCATAGCACCCTTCATGCGAGCCACGTGGCCGTGGTGGTCGGCGCCCCAGACGTCGATGGCCTTGTCAAAGCCGCGGACGGCCAGCTTATTATAATGGTAGGCGATGTCGGCGGCGAAGTAGGTGGGGATGCCGTTGGCACGGACGAGGACCTCGTCCTTAGCCTCTTCCTCGCTGCCGTCGTCAGCCTTTTTCTTGTTGACGACGCCGTACTTGGCGGCGTACTGGGCGCTGCGGTACATGATAGCGCCGTCCTCGGCCTTGTAGCAGGCACCGATCTCCAGCAGCTTATCCACAACCGCCTGGACCGCACCGGACTTGTGCAGGTCGCTCTCGTGGAACCAGACATCATAATCGATACGATACTTGCCCAGGTCGCGCTGCAGGCCGGCAATGTTCTTGGGCAGGGCGTCGGCAATGAGAGCCTCTTTCAGCTCCTCGAAGTCGGCATTGACATAGCTGTCGCCATGGACCTCAGCAAACTCCTTGGCGCGCTGAATGATGTCAGCGCCCTGGTAGCACTCCTCGGGCAGCGGGCAGGCTTCCTCGCCCTTGTACAGCTGCAGGTAGCGGATGGCCAGGCTCTTGCCGAACTTCTGGATCTGGTTGCCGGCGTCGTTGATATAGAACTCGCGGGTGACATCGCAGCCGGCCCAATCCAGGCAGGCGGCCAGACCGTCACCCAGGGCACCGCCGCGGGCGTTACCCATGTGCATGGGGCCGGTGGGGTTGGCGGAAACGAACTCCACGTTATACTTTTTGCCGGCACCGGCGTCGGTGCGGCCGTATTCCGGGTTGGCGCAGGCGGCGCGGACAACGCTGGTGAACCAATCCTGACCCAGGAACAGGTTGATGAAGCCGGGGCCTGCAATGTCCACGCCGGAGAACAGCGTGCCGTTCAGGTCCAGCTTGGCGGTGATGGCCTCAGCGATCTGGCGGGGTGCCTTATGGAAAGCACGGGCACCGGCCATGGCAATGTTGGATGCTACGTCACCGTTTTTGACATCCGCCGGGATCTCGACGATGAAATCGGGCAGTTCTGCGGCGGGCAGGGCGCCATCGGCCACGGCGGCCTTGGCGGCATCGGTCAGCAGGGCGCGGGCTTCGGTCAGCGCGGCCTGGCGGGGGTTGTAGTTTTTATAGTCCATAGGTTACCTCCTGTGGGAGTTTTGCTTTTGTACGACTTAGGGCAGCACCGCACAATTCCCGCCTTACGGCTTAAGCACCGCTCCGGCGGCTGCGGCACGGCAACTGCGTTGCCAAAATGCTCGATAATACACAAAGTATTATCTGCGCTTTTGGCTTAGCAGCTGCCGCACCTCGCTCGCCGTATCGGCACTTAGAATTATGCGGTATTGCCTTAGTTTTCGGCGTTTTTGGGCAGGGCTTCCACCGTGATGTCCACGAGGTTGCGGCTGATGAAATTCTCGGCGCCGGAATCCAGCGTATAGCTGAATTTCAGCTTGCCACCCTCCTCGGTCAGTTCATGCTCGATGACATCGGCGGCGACGCCCAGGCTGATGGCACCGTAGCCGGTCTCGTAATGGCAGAGATGGCGGGTGCCTTTCTCAATGATAAGCTGGCTGGGCACCTTGCCGTAACGCAGCATTGATACTTTACGGGCATCTTCGGCCACCTTGACGGTGGTGGTGCATCCTTCGTAGCCGGTGGCTTCGGTTTCTTTATAAACGATATAATAGGCACCCTCTTTGTGGACGAGTGAGCCGCGGGTCATCAGTTCGACGGTGTCGCTGTCGCCGCGCTGCTCCATGGTGCCTTTGATGGTGATGAGAAAATTTTCCTGCATGGTTTTTCCTTATACAAATATAAGTTTGTGCTTAAGGGTAGGCTCTCTCCCCTACCCGCTTCGCGGGGCCGCTTACGCGGCCGGACCCCTCTGTCGCTACGCGACGTCTCCCCACGCTGTGGGGAGTCACCCTCCCAGAGGGGGCCTTTTGGCAGAAGATGCTTATTTAGGGCAATACCGCATAATTCTAAGTGCCGATACGGCGAGCGAGGTGCGGCAGATGCTAAGCCAAAAGCGCAGATAATACTTTGTGCTGCAAAGGTGAGCGCCGCCAGTGGCGGATACAGCGAACCGAAGCAGGGGCAGCGGTCGCAGAGTGCGAGGGGCTTTTGTCCCCGAAGCACGATGCGGGTACCGCAACCCGACATTATCGAGCATTTTGGCAACGCAGATGCCGTGCCGCACACCGAGCCGCAGCGAGGCGCTTCGGAGCGCAACCGCCGCTTGCGGCGGCTCTTGGCGCGGAGATCCGCCGGAGCGGTGCTTAAGCCGTTAGGCGGGAATTGTGCGGTGTTGCCTTAGTAAGTTTCAATCGCGATCTGCTCAACAGGGCCGCCGGCGTATTCGCCTAGGAAGCGATGTTCCAGTTCGTCGAAGTTATCCGGCGTGTCGCTGACGTAGTAATGGGCGTTGCCGCCCTCGGTGCGGCCGTTCAGCAGGCCCAGATCCGCCAGCGCCGCCGCGGCCGCCTGGGCCGTGACCTTTCCGGAATCGATCAGGGTGACATCGCTGCCCATGAAATCGCCGATCATCTTTTTCAACAGCGGATAGTGGGTGCAGCCCAGGATCAGGGTGTCGACCCCGGCATCCTTTACCTCCTGCAGATACTCGGCGATGATGAGCTTGGTGACGGGGTTGCCGTCGTTCACATAGCCGTTTTCCACCAGCGGCACGAACATGGGGCAGGCGCGGGCGACGATCTCCGTCTCCGGCTTCATGTCCTTGATGACCGCCGCGTAGGAACCGCTGCGCACCGTGGCCGCCGTGCCGATGATGCCCACCTTGCCGTTGCGGGTGGCATCCACCGCCGCACGGGCCGTAGCACCCACCACGCCGGTAAAAGGCACCGGCAGACGGGCGGCTTCCTCGGGCGGGTAGGTGGAGGACACTGTGCCGCAGGCAGCAATAATGAACTTTACATCGTGGGAAAGCAGAAAGCGGATGTCCTGCCGGGCATACTGGCGGATGATCTCCCGCCCGCGGGAGCCGTAGGGCACGCGGCCGGTATCACCAAAATAAATGATGTCCTCGCCGGGCAGCACGCGGCGCAGCTGGCGCACGGCGGTCAAGCCGCCCAGACCGCTGTCAAACACTCCGATAGGGCGGGTGTCCATCAGTATGCCCCCTTCCGACGGTGCAGGGCCAGCTGCAGCAGGCGGTCCACCAGCTGGGCGTAGCTCAAGCCCTCGTGCTCCATCAGTTTCGGGTACATGCTGATGGAGGTAAAGCCCGGCAGGGTGTTCAGCTCGTTGCAAAGCACACGGCCGGTGCCGCGCTCCACAAAGAAGTCGCAGCGGGACAGGCCGGCGCAGCCCAGGGCCAGGTACGCGCGGCGGGCCTCTGTGCGGACTTCGTCCAACTTTTCCTCGCTCAGATGGGCGGGGATGACAGTCTGAGAGACACCGTTTTTGTACTTGTCATCGTAGGTGTAGAACTCCGCACCGGCCAGAATTTCGCCGGGGCGGGTGGTGGAGACGGTGGCGGGGTCGTCGGGGTTGCCGATGGCGGCGCACTCGACCTCCTGGCCGTCGATGAACTCCTCAAAGACGACCTTGTCATCCTCTTTCAGGGCGGTCACGACGGCCTGCTCCAGCACAGCACGGTCGGTAGCTTTGGTAATACCAACGCTGGAACCGGCGTTGGCGGGTTTGACGAAGATGGGGTAGCCCAGGCGCTGTTCAATGCTGTCCAGCAGGGTCTTGTGGTCGCCCTCCAGCTCGGCGCGGATGGCACTGGCCCACTTGCAGTGGGGCACACTGGCGGCATCCATGATGGTGTTGGCAACGGCTTTGTCCATGCAGACAGCGCTGCCCAGCACGCCGCAACCCACGTAAGGGATGCGGGCCAGTTCAAACAGGCCCTGGATGGTGCCATCCTCGCCGTTTTTGCCGTGCATGACGGGAGCGCAGATGTCGATGTGGACCAGCTCGGCTTTGCCGTCCTTCAGCAGCCAGATGCCGTGGTCGGTGCGGTCGGGGCTGAGGACGCAAGGGGTGCAGTCGACACCCTTCTCCCAGCTGCCGTCGGCCATGGCCTCGGGCGTGGGACTGCAGGCCAGCCAGCGGCCCTGCTTGGTGATGCCCACGGGGAACACCTCGTATCGATCGGCACAGGGGGCCTGTGCCAGGGCGCGCAGCCAGGTCGAGGCCGAAACACAGCTGACCTCGTGCTCACTGGATACGCCGCCGAAAAACAGCGCAACGCGCAGTTTTTTAGTTTCGTTCATAGTAGAAAGACTCCTCAACAATTATATACAGACACACTACAAGTCTTCAGTTTATTATAATACCATATTATGCAGGGGTTTGCCATAGCATTTGCAAAAACTTTTTGTAGAATTGGCGCAAGCTGCGCGATTCCACAGAAAAGGCTCCCTCTGTGAGGGAGCCTTTTCCGTGTTGCCGCCTATTTGCAGGGGCATATTACTTTTTCTGTTTTTTCGTCTCGATCAAATGCCGTATCGCCAGGACGGGGTGGTGGAAGATCATCCGCGGGCCGCTCCAGCGCATGACCTGGCGGATGGCCTCCCGCATCTGGGGCTTGTAGCAATGAGTCTTGCAGGCACTGCAGAAGGTCTTGGTCTCCATGTGCGGGCAGTGGTCCACCCGGGCATCGGCATAGCTGCGCAAAGCCTCACAGTCCGGGCAGAGGGCATGCCCCCTGGTACCGTGGTGGCCATGGCAGTACAGCTCGATCATCAGGCCCATGGTCTGTTTTTCCTGCTCGCGCTTTTGGGCGGGTGTTTTGGCGACCATCAGCTCATCCTCCCGTTCTCTACCGAGTAGGTGCGGTCCGCAATGCGCATGGTGGAGGCGCGGTGACTGACCAGCACCACCGTCTTGTCCTTGCGCTCCTCGGCCAGGCTCTTTAGAATTACCGCTTCGTTCAGACTGTCCAGGTTGCTGGTGGGTTCATCCAGCAGGATATACGGCGCATCGTGCAAAAAAGCCCGTGCCACGCCCAAACGCTGGCGCTCGCCGCCCGAAAGGGTACTGCCCAGCTCCCCTACCGGCGTATCGTAGCCCTGGGGCAGGGTCATGATAAAATCGTGGATGGACGCTTTTTGGCAAGCCCCCACCACCTGCTCGTGGGTGGCGTTCTGGTTGGCTATGCGCAGATTTTTCTCAATGCTGTCGTGGAACAGCACGGTGTCCTGCTCGACGAAGCTCTCGGCGCTGCGCAGGCTGGCGGTGTTGATCTTTTTAATGTTCACACCGGACAGTTCGACTTTGCCCAGATCCGTATCCCAGAAGCGCATCATCAGCTTGAGCAGCGTGGATTTGCCGCTGCCGCTGCGGCCGGTGATGCCGATGACGGAGTTCTGCGGCACTTCCAGCGATACGTCGTTCAAAATCACGTCACTGCCATAGCCAAAGGTCACACGGCGGCAGGCAGCGCCGGTAAAGGCGATGTCCTCGCCGCCGGTCACTTCCCGCACGGTAGGTTGCTCGTCCAGCACGTCCAGCACACGGTTGCCCGCGGCAAAGGTGTTTTGCAGCCCGGTGCCCAGGTTGGCCAGGGCGATGACCGGGCCGAAGCTGCTCATCAGCGCCACCACGGCGATCAGGCAGCCGTCAAAGCCGATGGTGCCGCTTTGGGCAAGGCCCGCCGCCAGCGCCAGCATGCCAGCGTCCAGCAGCAAAATGATGCCGCCGGTGACAGCCTGGGCCGTGCCGCCCGCCAGCTTTAAGCGGCGCTCCTGCGACGAAAGTTCATCAGTGCGGGCGTTGATCTGAGCCAGACGATGGGGGCCGTCGCCATACTGCAGACTTTCCCTCACGCCGCGCAGACTGTCCAGCACAAAGCCGTTCAGCGCGCCGAAGGACGCGCGGAATTCCTCGCCGCTGCGGCGGGCGGACTTGGCCGCCGCCACCGGCACCAGCAGGCCGATGACCAGGTAGGCCCCCAGGGCATACAGCCCAAGCAGCCAGTGGTAACCCGCCAAAAAGGCCGCCATAATGGCGCTGACGATGACCGCGATGCAGATGGGTGAAATGGTGTGAGCGTAGAACACTTCCAGCAGCTCGATGTCCGCCGTCAGCACGGCGATCAGGTCGCCGCGGTCGCGGCCCTCCAGTTTAGCCGGGGCCAGCTGGCGCAGCGCGCCGAAGACCTTATCCCGGATGAGGGCCAGCAGCTTAAAGGCGATAAAATGATTGCAGCCCTGCTCGGCATAGTGCAGCACGCCGCGGGCGATGGCCAGCACCGGCAGCAGCAGGCAAACGGTGCCAAGGCTGATGGGCATGCCGGGCAGGATGCTGTCCAGCAGCGCGTAGGCGCCCAGCACGGTGATAAAAATGGCGCAGAGGAAGCCTGCCACGCCCAGCAGCACGGCGGCCATCATCACGGGGGCCAGCGGCTTGACCAGCCCTACCAGACGCCCCATAACGGCCAGATTGCCGCGGGTCTTTTTCTTATTCTCAGGCATGGGATGCTTCCTCCTTTCCGTAATTTTCCAGTTCTTGCTGCTGGGTCCACAGGCGGGCGTAGGTGCCGCCCGCCGCCAGCAGGGCTTCGTGGGTACCCTGTTCCGCCAGGCTGCCATGGTCCAGCACGTAGATGTTGTCCGCCGCCGTAACGTTGGCCAGGCGGTGGGAGATCAGGATGACAGTCTTTTTGCCTGCCAATGCCTGGATCTGGGCCATGATGTCGTTCTCGCTCTCCACGTCGATATTGGACGTAGCTTCATCAAAGATATAGACCGGGCTGTCATGCAGCAAGGCGCGGGCCAGGGCCAGGCGCTGCCGCTGGCCGCCGGAAAGATTGCTGCCGCCCTCGTTCAGCTGGGTGTCCAGCCCGTTTTCGCTGCGCAGGAAGTCCGCCAGCCGCACCTGCTTCAGCACAGCCCACAGGGTGTTGTCGTCCGCCATGGGCGCGGCCATGCGCAGGTTCTCGGCCACCGTGCCTTTGAACAAGTGGCTGCCCAGGCTGACCAGCGTTACATTTCTGAGCAGGGCGGATTCCTTCACGGCGGAAAGCTCCTGCCCGCCCAGGGTCACGCTGCCGGTGTAGCCCGCGGCGCGGCCGGTCAGCACGGCGGCGATGGTAGATTTGCCGCAGCCGCTCTCGCCCACCAGGGCGGTGAAACTGCCGCGGGAGAAGTCGAGATTCAGGCCGTGCAGCGTCTCTTTTTCGGCAGCATAGCCAAAGTGCAGGTCACGGCAGTGGATGGCACAATCGGCATCCGGCTCGGCGGTCTTGCCGGCGGCTTCGGGCAGATCCAGCAGCTTAAAGATCTTATCGCTGGCGGCCATGCCGTTCATGGCCACATGGAAGTAGGACCCCAGCGCGCGCATGGGCAGGAAGAAATCCGCCGACAGCAGCAGGATGCAGAGTGCGCCGCTCAGGCTGACATGACCGACCGCCAGCTCCCGCGCAGCGATACCGATGCCCAGCGCCGCACCGCCGTAGGCGATGATGTCCATCACGATGATGGAGTTCAGCTGCATGGTCAGCACCTTCATCGTCACTTTGCGGAAGTGCTCGGCCTCGCGGTTCATGGCCTGGTGGCGAGCTTCGTCGGCCTGGTAGATCTTCAGGGTGGTCAGGCCCTGCAGGTTTTCAAGGAAGCTATCGCCCAGGGCGGCATACTGGCCCCAGTATTTGCCCAGCAGCCGCTTGGCAAATTTCTGCACAGCCACGATGGAAACCGGGATCAGCGGCACGCAGATCATCAGGATAACCGCTGCCTTTACGCTGACCGGGGCCAGCACCACAAACAGGGTGACAGGCGCCAGCATGGCGTAGAAAAACTGCGGCAGGTACGCGCCAAAGTAGGTCTCCAGCTGTTCGACGCCTTCGCCTGCCAGCTGCAATACCTCGGCGGTGGGCACAGCCTGGGTGTAGCTGCCGCCCAGGCGCAGCAGTTTTTCGTAAATCGCACTGCGCAGCGTCTTTTTTACAGTGCGGCTGGCGTTGTAGCTGGCCGCAGCCGCGCCGCGGGTGCAGGCGGCACGCACCAGCAGCGCCGCCGCCACGATGCCCAGCGTCAAGGGCAGGTTGGGGGCACCGGCCATCGTGTCGCCGATGGTCAGCTGGTCGTACAAGGCTCCTAAATAACGGCTGACCGCAAAGATCATGGCCACATTGGCGGCCAGAGCCAGCCATTGCAGCGCCACGTTTTTGGCGATGTACCGTTTCGAGTCTCCCATCATCCCGATGAGGCGTTTGTCGATCATCATAAGCAGTTCCTTTTATCGTAAACACAAAAATGCCGCCATCGTTTTCGGCGGCGGCGCAGGTACAATGTTGCAGCCTTACACTTTGCTGGTGGTGCGCAGCGGCAGGTAACCGGCATCGCGGATGGCCTGGCGGATGGCGTCCTCGTCAGCCTCGTCCTTGGTCAGAATGGTGACGTTCTGGGCGGCCAGGTCCACGGCGGCCCAGGTGCCGGGCATCACGTTCAGCGCGTTTTCCACATGGCGCTGGCAGTTCTGGCAGGTCATGCCGTCCACGCCCATCACAAGGGTGTGGGGGTAGTGGGCCTTGTTGTGGTCCTCGACCTTGACCTTTTTAGCGGCGGCGTCACGCTCGCCGCAGCAGCCGCCGCCGTGGGTCAGGTGATGTACATAACTGTAAATGCCATAGCCGACCAGGGCAACCAAAATCAATACAATAATAATATTTGCCATAGGTATACTTCCCTCCAAGTTAGCACTTGCTAATTCTGTGTTTAGAATACACTAACCTCATGGTTTTGTCAAGCAGGCACTTTGGGGATACCGCCCACTCCCCTGCCCCGCCACAACAAAACCGGCGCGCTGCTGCCACAGTGCGCCGGTTTTGTATATAGGATCAATGTTCAGGAGAAAGGCAATGGTTGGAAAATTTAAACTTGAGGCAATACCGCGCAATTTTAAGTGCCGATACGGCGAGCGAGGTGCGGCGGCTGCTAAGCAAAAAGCGCAGATAATACTTTGTGCTGCAAAGGTGAGCGCCGCCGGTGGCGGATACAGCGAACCGAAGCAGGGGCAGCGGTCGCAGAGTGCGAGGGGCTTTTGTCCCCGAAGCACGATGCGGGTACCGCAACCCGACATTCTCGAGCATTTTTGCAACGCAGACGGTGCGCCGCAGCCGCTGGAGCGGTGCTTAAGCCGTCAGGCGGAAATTGTGCGGTGTTGCCTCGGCTGCTTTGCGTATCAGGCGTTGGCCAGGGCAGTGCCCAGGGCGTTGCAGGCATCAGTGGCATCGCCATCGGGTGCGCCGTTGGCCATAACGGGGTCAGCCACCAGCCGGGCGCCGGCAGCCTGAGCATCCTCAGCCCAAGTGCGGATCCACTCGCCGTCGCCCCAGCCGTAGCTGCCGAACAGGCCGACCGGCTTGCCGGACAGGGAGCCGCGCAGATCCTGATACATCGGCTCGAACTCGCTCTCCTCGAGCTGCTCAGCGCCCATAGCGGGGCAGCCCAGGGCGAAGCCGTCATAATTAGCAGCGTCAGCCGCATTGAACTCAGCGCTGGTCATCTTGTCCACAGTTGCACCTGCGGACTGTGCAGCGTTTGCCACCAGGTCAGCCATAGCCTCGGTATTGCCGGTGCCGCTCCAATAAACTACTGCGATCTTGCTCATAATCGTTTCTTCCTTTCGTTGCTACTATAAGTATGTCTAATAGTATGTCCACGTTCAGGCAGCCACAGTCAGCTGCCGGATCGGGGTGCCGTTGTAATAACAGCGGGCGTAGATCCGCTCGCACTTTTTATAGCGGTCAAAGGCTTTTTGGGCGGCGGCGGGGTCGGTGTAGACCTTCCAGTAGCCGCAGGCCGTAAAGTTTTTGCCGCGATTCTGAATGAAGCCGATGACATCTGCCAGCGGGTAGCCCAGGAACACGCCGATCTCGTGGGGAAAGTCCTCCTCACAGCAAAGCCGCTGGGAGAGCTGTGCCAGCATCGATTCAGCATTGCCGGGGGTGTAGCCCTCGCTTTGCAGAAAGTCCTGCACGTCGCCGCGCTGCAAGATGGCAGCCACCTGGGTGGGGCGGTACACATAGACCAGCACCGCGCCGGTTACGGGACAGGCTTTCAGCACACGGACGGTCACACCGCGGGGTGCCAGCAGGGCGTGCCAGGCCACCGCCATAGCCGTACCATCCTGGCCGGAGGCCGGCTGGTAACGGAAGAGGCTGGCGGGCTTGAGGCCTGCCAGGGTAGGCGCGCAGATCGTAGCAAGATCGCAGGCAAAGCTGCGGGGGCTGACCGTGACGTGAGTGGGGGCAGGCATAGGCTCGGCTCCTTTAAAGCGCATTAGTTAGTTTTTACTAACTACAACCCCCATAAAACCGCACAGCACGGGGAGAGAGCCGCACTGTGCGGGCTATGGTTGCAGGAGATTCATTGTAAGGGGGTCATAGGTTAGTTTTAACTAACGATGATACTATACCATGCCGCTAGGGTTTTGTCAACAGGTTTGGGAAAGATTTTTTCCGCATTTTTTGCAGCATAAAAACAGGAAAGAGGAACCTTTCAGCAGGCTCCTCTTTTGCTCTAAGTTCGATTAAAATTCTTTTCGCTTACCTTTTCTCATAAGAAAAGGTAAGTTATTCGATGACCAGCCCAAACCCGTTCAGCAGTGCGATCACATCCGGGAAGCTGAACCGCGCACCTTTCATCTGGTTGTCACTGGGGTCGATGCGGTAGCCGGTGGCCTCGCGGAAATCCGCCTTTTGCAGGTCGCATCGGCTGAACGCTGTGCTGCTCAGGGCCACGCCGCGGAAATCCGCGCCCGCCAGTTTGCAATCGTCAAACACGCAGTCGCCAAAGGTACATTTACTGAAATCAAACTGCTTCAGCGCCATGCCGGAAAACTCATTGTAGCGGAACTCGCACTGCTCGGCCCTGCCAAAGGGCTGCACCAGGGCACTGCGTCCCTGCAGGCCGCCCCAAGCAATGGACCGGAAGGCACAGTGCAGCAGCCAGGCGTCGCTCATCTGGCAAAAGCTGAACACCACGTCGCTCCAGGCACAGCGGTCGAAGGTGCAGCCGAGAAAGCTGCACGCCGTAATGCGCGCACCGCTCCAGCGGCAGTTGATAAACGTGCAGTCGTTGAACTCGGCATCATGCAGAAAATCCGGCGCTACATTGTCAAAGGTTTCGCCCTGGTAATACTGCTTAGCCACGGCGCACCGCCTTTTTCAGGCGGACCCACACCGCGTAAGCCAGCAGCGGCAGCGCAAGGCCGGCCGCCGTGTAGGCCACCCACCAGGCCCCGCCGGTAAAGTAGATGGGGAATGCCGCCAGCAGATAGCTCTCGCCGCCAGTGGCCAGCA is a window encoding:
- the argS gene encoding arginine--tRNA ligase, whose amino-acid sequence is MDYKNYNPRQAALTEARALLTDAAKAAVADGALPAAELPDFIVEIPADVKNGDVASNIAMAGARAFHKAPRQIAEAITAKLDLNGTLFSGVDIAGPGFINLFLGQDWFTSVVRAACANPEYGRTDAGAGKKYNVEFVSANPTGPMHMGNARGGALGDGLAACLDWAGCDVTREFYINDAGNQIQKFGKSLAIRYLQLYKGEEACPLPEECYQGADIIQRAKEFAEVHGDSYVNADFEELKEALIADALPKNIAGLQRDLGKYRIDYDVWFHESDLHKSGAVQAVVDKLLEIGACYKAEDGAIMYRSAQYAAKYGVVNKKKADDGSEEEAKDEVLVRANGIPTYFAADIAYHYNKLAVRGFDKAIDVWGADHHGHVARMKGAMDAIGLDGNRLDIVLMQMVNLMRDGKPVRMSKRTGKAITLTDLLDEVPIDSARFFFNQRESSSTLDFDLDLAVRNDSENPVYYVQYAHARICSVLKKLESEGITFNGVDGVDASVLTDPAEQALIRLLAAFPAEIVAAADKYDPARITRYCIDVASAYHRFYNACRIMGTEGAVQQGRIALCLAVRGVIRNILTMFKVSVPETM
- a CDS encoding DUF1934 domain-containing protein, with product MQENFLITIKGTMEQRGDSDTVELMTRGSLVHKEGAYYIVYKETEATGYEGCTTTVKVAEDARKVSMLRYGKVPSQLIIEKGTRHLCHYETGYGAISLGVAADVIEHELTEEGGKLKFSYTLDSGAENFISRNLVDITVEALPKNAEN
- the murI gene encoding glutamate racemase; this encodes MDTRPIGVFDSGLGGLTAVRQLRRVLPGEDIIYFGDTGRVPYGSRGREIIRQYARQDIRFLLSHDVKFIIAACGTVSSTYPPEEAARLPVPFTGVVGATARAAVDATRNGKVGIIGTAATVRSGSYAAVIKDMKPETEIVARACPMFVPLVENGYVNDGNPVTKLIIAEYLQEVKDAGVDTLILGCTHYPLLKKMIGDFMGSDVTLIDSGKVTAQAAAAALADLGLLNGRTEGGNAHYYVSDTPDNFDELEHRFLGEYAGGPVEQIAIETY
- a CDS encoding D-alanine--D-alanine ligase; its protein translation is MNETKKLRVALFFGGVSSEHEVSCVSASTWLRALAQAPCADRYEVFPVGITKQGRWLACSPTPEAMADGSWEKGVDCTPCVLSPDRTDHGIWLLKDGKAELVHIDICAPVMHGKNGEDGTIQGLFELARIPYVGCGVLGSAVCMDKAVANTIMDAASVPHCKWASAIRAELEGDHKTLLDSIEQRLGYPIFVKPANAGSSVGITKATDRAVLEQAVVTALKEDDKVVFEEFIDGQEVECAAIGNPDDPATVSTTRPGEILAGAEFYTYDDKYKNGVSQTVIPAHLSEEKLDEVRTEARRAYLALGCAGLSRCDFFVERGTGRVLCNELNTLPGFTSISMYPKLMEHEGLSYAQLVDRLLQLALHRRKGAY
- a CDS encoding nitrous oxide-stimulated promoter family protein, which translates into the protein MVAKTPAQKREQEKQTMGLMIELYCHGHHGTRGHALCPDCEALRSYADARVDHCPHMETKTFCSACKTHCYKPQMREAIRQVMRWSGPRMIFHHPVLAIRHLIETKKQKK
- a CDS encoding ABC transporter ATP-binding protein/permease encodes the protein MPENKKKTRGNLAVMGRLVGLVKPLAPVMMAAVLLGVAGFLCAIFITVLGAYALLDSILPGMPISLGTVCLLLPVLAIARGVLHYAEQGCNHFIAFKLLALIRDKVFGALRQLAPAKLEGRDRGDLIAVLTADIELLEVFYAHTISPICIAVIVSAIMAAFLAGYHWLLGLYALGAYLVIGLLVPVAAAKSARRSGEEFRASFGALNGFVLDSLRGVRESLQYGDGPHRLAQINARTDELSSQERRLKLAGGTAQAVTGGIILLLDAGMLALAAGLAQSGTIGFDGCLIAVVALMSSFGPVIALANLGTGLQNTFAAGNRVLDVLDEQPTVREVTGGEDIAFTGAACRRVTFGYGSDVILNDVSLEVPQNSVIGITGRSGSGKSTLLKLMMRFWDTDLGKVELSGVNIKKINTASLRSAESFVEQDTVLFHDSIEKNLRIANQNATHEQVVGACQKASIHDFIMTLPQGYDTPVGELGSTLSGGERQRLGVARAFLHDAPYILLDEPTSNLDSLNEAVILKSLAEERKDKTVVLVSHRASTMRIADRTYSVENGRMS
- a CDS encoding ABC transporter ATP-binding protein/permease, with product MMIDKRLIGMMGDSKRYIAKNVALQWLALAANVAMIFAVSRYLGALYDQLTIGDTMAGAPNLPLTLGIVAAALLVRAACTRGAAAASYNASRTVKKTLRSAIYEKLLRLGGSYTQAVPTAEVLQLAGEGVEQLETYFGAYLPQFFYAMLAPVTLFVVLAPVSVKAAVILMICVPLIPVSIVAVQKFAKRLLGKYWGQYAALGDSFLENLQGLTTLKIYQADEARHQAMNREAEHFRKVTMKVLTMQLNSIIVMDIIAYGGAALGIGIAARELAVGHVSLSGALCILLLSADFFLPMRALGSYFHVAMNGMAASDKIFKLLDLPEAAGKTAEPDADCAIHCRDLHFGYAAEKETLHGLNLDFSRGSFTALVGESGCGKSTIAAVLTGRAAGYTGSVTLGGQELSAVKESALLRNVTLVSLGSHLFKGTVAENLRMAAPMADDNTLWAVLKQVRLADFLRSENGLDTQLNEGGSNLSGGQRQRLALARALLHDSPVYIFDEATSNIDVESENDIMAQIQALAGKKTVILISHRLANVTAADNIYVLDHGSLAEQGTHEALLAAGGTYARLWTQQQELENYGKEEASHA
- a CDS encoding heavy-metal-associated domain-containing protein; translated protein: MANIIIVLILVALVGYGIYSYVHHLTHGGGCCGERDAAAKKVKVEDHNKAHYPHTLVMGVDGMTCQNCQRHVENALNVMPGTWAAVDLAAQNVTILTKDEADEDAIRQAIRDAGYLPLRTTSKV
- a CDS encoding flavodoxin produces the protein MSKIAVVYWSGTGNTEAMADLVANAAQSAGATVDKMTSAEFNAADAANYDGFALGCPAMGAEQLEESEFEPMYQDLRGSLSGKPVGLFGSYGWGDGEWIRTWAEDAQAAGARLVADPVMANGAPDGDATDACNALGTALANA
- a CDS encoding DUF3793 family protein, with translation MPAPTHVTVSPRSFACDLATICAPTLAGLKPASLFRYQPASGQDGTAMAVAWHALLAPRGVTVRVLKACPVTGAVLVYVYRPTQVAAILQRGDVQDFLQSEGYTPGNAESMLAQLSQRLCCEEDFPHEIGVFLGYPLADVIGFIQNRGKNFTACGYWKVYTDPAAAQKAFDRYKKCERIYARCYYNGTPIRQLTVAA
- a CDS encoding pentapeptide repeat-containing protein, which produces MAKQYYQGETFDNVAPDFLHDAEFNDCTFINCRWSGARITACSFLGCTFDRCAWSDVVFSFCQMSDAWLLHCAFRSIAWGGLQGRSALVQPFGRAEQCEFRYNEFSGMALKQFDFSKCTFGDCVFDDCKLAGADFRGVALSSTAFSRCDLQKADFREATGYRIDPSDNQMKGARFSFPDVIALLNGFGLVIE